One window of Candidatus Tokpelaia hoelldoblerii genomic DNA carries:
- a CDS encoding Peptidase M22 glycoprotease (bhsal14230): protein MLVLALDTASAFCAAALVDNGDVLAQKSENIGKGHAEYLMGYIAATMKDAGCDFAAIDRIAVNIGPGSFTGVRVGVAAARGLALALDKPAIGITAFEALAYEAQIRKPGQPASVVLEAHRGALYCQHFTASLTPASPPQVSTAQEIAPTLPQDAVLTGSGAEKIAALRPCPLIGTRPTAEIATYARLAMQKQPGTPPSPLYMRAPDAKPQAGFILKRA, encoded by the coding sequence ATGCTTGTTCTTGCTCTTGATACCGCTTCTGCTTTTTGCGCCGCCGCTCTTGTTGATAACGGAGATGTACTGGCGCAAAAAAGTGAAAACATCGGCAAAGGACATGCAGAATATCTGATGGGCTATATCGCCGCGACCATGAAAGACGCAGGATGCGATTTTGCCGCCATCGACCGTATTGCGGTCAATATCGGGCCGGGCTCTTTCACCGGCGTGCGGGTAGGGGTGGCGGCCGCGCGCGGTCTGGCGCTGGCGCTTGATAAACCGGCAATCGGCATCACCGCCTTTGAAGCGCTGGCTTATGAAGCGCAGATCCGCAAACCGGGCCAGCCGGCCAGCGTGGTGCTGGAAGCCCATCGCGGCGCCCTCTACTGCCAGCATTTCACCGCCAGTCTCACGCCCGCCTCCCCGCCGCAAGTCTCCACAGCGCAAGAGATTGCCCCCACCTTGCCGCAGGACGCCGTATTGACCGGTTCGGGAGCGGAAAAAATTGCCGCCTTGCGCCCTTGCCCGCTGATTGGCACCCGCCCCACAGCGGAGATTGCCACCTATGCCCGCCTTGCCATGCAAAAGCAGCCGGGCACGCCGCCAAGCCCGCTTTATATGCGCGCGCCGGACGCCAAACCCCAGGCCGGTTTTATCCTGAAACGGGCATAA
- the glpK gene encoding Glycerol kinase (bhsal14190) produces MTERKYIVALDQGTTSSRTLVLDKKANIISTAQREFTQIYPHPGWVEHDPLEIWATQSSTLTEALAKAGISSDQIAAIGITNQRETTVVWDKKTGKPVYNAIVWQCRRTTGICDRLKKDGMTDYVRKNTGLVIDPYFSGTKIAWILENVEGAREKAEKGELLFGTIDTWLIWNLTQKRVHVTEYTNASRTMLFNIHRLDWDETMLKALNIPRSMLPEVKRSSEVYGQTNIGGKGGTRIPIAGAAGDQQAALFGHICVEEGQTKNTYGTGCFMLMNTGKRAVTSEHGLITTLACDAAGGVAYALEGSIFVAGAAIQWLRDELKFFTDSMDSEYFAAKVGTSNGVYVVPAFTGLGAPYWDPLARGAILGLTRGSNRDHITRATLESIAYQTRDVLDAMLSDADVDLKTLQVDGGAVANNFLMQFQADILQKPVERPGILEVTAFGAAYLAGLAVGFWSSLDELRKVSTVERVFIPSDDITKQKRRYEGWKKAVASIRAQPAPGED; encoded by the coding sequence ATGACAGAACGCAAATATATTGTTGCCCTTGATCAGGGCACCACGAGCTCGCGCACGCTGGTTCTGGATAAAAAAGCTAATATTATCAGCACAGCGCAGCGCGAATTCACGCAGATTTATCCCCATCCCGGCTGGGTAGAGCATGACCCGCTGGAAATATGGGCCACCCAGAGCTCAACCCTGACGGAAGCTTTGGCCAAGGCAGGCATCTCTTCTGACCAGATTGCAGCGATCGGCATCACCAATCAGCGCGAAACGACCGTCGTCTGGGACAAGAAAACCGGCAAGCCGGTTTATAATGCGATTGTCTGGCAATGCCGCCGCACAACCGGCATCTGCGACCGGCTGAAAAAGGACGGGATGACAGACTATGTGCGCAAAAATACCGGCCTTGTCATTGACCCCTATTTTTCCGGCACAAAAATCGCCTGGATTCTGGAAAATGTTGAAGGCGCGCGGGAAAAGGCTGAAAAAGGCGAATTGCTGTTCGGCACCATTGATACATGGCTTATCTGGAATCTGACACAGAAGCGGGTTCACGTCACGGAATACACCAATGCCTCACGCACCATGCTGTTCAACATCCACAGGCTCGACTGGGATGAAACCATGCTGAAGGCGCTCAACATTCCGCGCTCAATGCTGCCGGAGGTGAAACGCTCGTCTGAAGTTTACGGCCAGACCAATATCGGCGGCAAGGGCGGTACCCGTATTCCGATTGCCGGCGCGGCGGGCGACCAGCAGGCAGCGTTGTTCGGCCATATCTGCGTTGAGGAAGGCCAGACAAAAAACACCTATGGCACCGGCTGTTTCATGTTGATGAACACCGGCAAACGCGCTGTGACATCCGAACACGGGCTGATCACCACACTGGCCTGTGACGCGGCAGGCGGGGTGGCCTATGCGCTGGAAGGCTCGATCTTTGTTGCCGGCGCGGCTATCCAGTGGCTGCGGGACGAGTTGAAATTTTTCACCGATTCCATGGATTCGGAATATTTTGCCGCCAAGGTCGGCACATCCAACGGCGTTTATGTCGTGCCTGCCTTCACCGGTCTTGGCGCGCCCTATTGGGACCCGCTGGCGCGCGGCGCAATCCTTGGCCTGACACGCGGTTCCAACCGCGACCATATCACCCGCGCCACGCTGGAATCCATCGCCTATCAAACCAGGGACGTGCTTGACGCCATGCTGTCAGACGCGGATGTTGACCTGAAAACATTGCAGGTTGACGGCGGCGCGGTCGCCAATAATTTTCTGATGCAGTTTCAGGCCGACATCTTGCAAAAACCGGTTGAGCGGCCCGGAATACTGGAAGTCACCGCTTTTGGCGCGGCCTACCTTGCCGGCCTGGCAGTGGGTTTCTGGAGCAGCCTGGACGAGTTGCGCAAAGTGTCAACGGTTGAGCGGGTGTTTATCCCCTCTGATGATATCACGAAACAGAAGCGCCGCTATGAGGGCTGGAAAAAAGCTGTCGCCAGCATTCGCGCCCAACCGGCGCCGGGAGAGGACTGA
- a CDS encoding DNA starvation/stationary phase protection protein Dps (bhsal14220): MIKDHKTRNDIPSNTKKTAIALLNKALASLIDLALITKQAHWNVKGPRFVMIHELLDKFHTDVDEQVDDIAERVAQLGGTAFGTTQEVAKESILKPYPTDIYKVEDHLQELIERYGDVANLVRRSIDEADEAGDADTADIFTAASRMLDKNLWFLEAHIQEK, from the coding sequence ATGATCAAAGACCACAAAACACGCAATGACATTCCCTCCAATACCAAAAAGACAGCGATTGCGCTTTTGAATAAGGCCTTGGCGTCGCTGATTGACCTTGCGTTGATAACAAAACAGGCACACTGGAATGTTAAAGGCCCGCGCTTTGTTATGATTCACGAATTGCTTGACAAATTCCACACGGATGTTGATGAACAGGTTGATGATATTGCCGAGCGTGTGGCGCAACTGGGCGGCACAGCTTTCGGCACGACGCAAGAGGTGGCGAAAGAGTCCATCCTCAAGCCCTATCCGACCGATATTTATAAGGTGGAAGACCATCTGCAGGAGCTGATTGAACGCTATGGCGATGTCGCCAATCTGGTTCGCCGCTCTATTGATGAGGCTGATGAAGCCGGTGACGCTGACACCGCCGATATTTTCACTGCCGCTTCGCGGATGCTTGACAAAAACCTGTGGTTTCTGGAAGCGCATATTCAGGAAAAATAA
- the miaB gene encoding (Dimethylallyl)adenosine tRNA methylthiotransferase MiaB (bhsal14250), with the protein MSTQTPDENKGRQRKVYIKTYGCQMNVYDSQRMSDSLDAQGYHMTDSADDADLVLINTCHIREKAAEKLYSDLGRLRKKRRKSGRDITIGVTGCVAQAEGQEIIRREPAVDLVVGPQTYHRLPQILQQVAKGEKVVETEYAVEDKFARLPLPKKDITRQRGASAFLTVQEGCDKFCTFCVVPYTRGAEISRPMAQIIAEAKKLAEAGVRELTLLGQNVNGWHNEGANGRKLKLGDLLYRLAEIDGLQRLRYTTSHPRDMDDALIAAHRDLPMLMPYLHLPVQSGSDRILKAMNRQHTAADYLRLIEKIRTARPDIALSGDFIVGFPGETAADFEATLHLVREVFYASAYSFKYSPRPGTPGAELGEQVVEAVKDERLQALQTLLTRQQQQFQQSRVGLVTPVLIEKPGRHEGQMIGRSPWLVPVAVTTQAPAGATVDVKIEEAKSNSLVGTGLAEVAQEPISFLSLDI; encoded by the coding sequence ATGAGCACACAGACACCCGATGAGAACAAAGGCCGGCAACGCAAGGTTTACATTAAAACCTATGGCTGCCAGATGAATGTCTATGACAGCCAGCGCATGAGCGACAGCCTGGATGCGCAAGGTTATCACATGACAGACAGCGCCGATGACGCCGACCTTGTTTTGATCAACACCTGCCATATCCGTGAAAAGGCGGCGGAGAAGCTTTATTCCGACCTTGGGCGGCTGCGCAAAAAACGCCGGAAAAGCGGCCGTGATATAACAATCGGCGTTACCGGTTGCGTCGCGCAGGCTGAAGGGCAGGAAATCATCCGCCGCGAACCGGCGGTCGATCTGGTTGTCGGCCCGCAAACCTATCACCGCCTGCCGCAAATCCTGCAACAGGTGGCAAAAGGGGAAAAGGTGGTTGAAACCGAATATGCGGTGGAAGACAAGTTTGCCCGCCTGCCCCTGCCGAAAAAAGACATCACGCGGCAGCGCGGTGCCAGTGCTTTTTTGACCGTGCAGGAAGGCTGTGACAAGTTTTGCACCTTCTGTGTTGTGCCCTACACGCGCGGGGCGGAAATCTCGCGCCCGATGGCACAGATTATCGCTGAGGCAAAAAAACTGGCTGAAGCCGGTGTGCGTGAACTCACCCTGCTCGGGCAGAATGTCAATGGCTGGCATAATGAAGGCGCAAATGGCCGCAAGCTGAAACTTGGCGACCTGCTGTACCGGCTGGCGGAAATCGATGGCCTGCAGCGCTTGCGCTACACAACCAGCCATCCGCGCGATATGGATGATGCGTTGATTGCCGCCCACCGTGACCTGCCGATGCTGATGCCTTACCTGCATCTGCCGGTGCAATCGGGTTCTGACCGGATTTTAAAGGCCATGAACCGCCAGCACACAGCGGCTGACTATCTCAGGCTTATTGAAAAAATCAGGACAGCGCGTCCGGACATTGCCCTTTCGGGAGATTTCATCGTTGGCTTTCCGGGGGAAACGGCGGCGGATTTTGAAGCGACATTACACCTTGTGCGCGAGGTGTTTTACGCGTCCGCCTATTCATTCAAATATTCCCCCCGCCCGGGCACACCCGGCGCGGAACTGGGCGAACAGGTGGTTGAAGCTGTCAAGGACGAACGCCTGCAAGCATTACAGACGCTGTTGACCCGGCAGCAACAGCAATTCCAGCAATCCAGGGTCGGCCTCGTCACACCGGTGCTGATTGAAAAGCCCGGACGCCATGAAGGGCAGATGATCGGCCGTTCGCCCTGGCTGGTGCCGGTTGCGGTGACAACACAGGCCCCTGCCGGCGCCACGGTGGATGTGAAAATTGAGGAGGCGAAAAGCAACAGTCTGGTCGGAACAGGGCTGGCGGAGGTGGCGCAGGAGCCTATATCCTTCCTGTCTCTTGATATTTGA
- a CDS encoding Ribosomal-protein-alanine acetyltransferase (bhsal14240), producing MAKLFSRRSEISLARLEPDDSDSLQQLHARVFPPGWDAAAFANFLHDPHGIGFAARTTDKPKKLNGFVLERQVAGEAEILSIAVAPESRRKGIGHALMDALLRQLYQERVQTLFLEVDEHNRAARALYRHFGFVETGRRSGYYQSAGKRTDALILRRDFKHPDDRLFNEL from the coding sequence ATGGCAAAATTATTTTCCAGGCGCAGTGAAATATCCCTCGCCCGTCTTGAACCGGATGACAGCGACAGCTTGCAGCAATTGCACGCCCGGGTTTTTCCCCCCGGCTGGGACGCGGCAGCCTTCGCAAATTTTCTGCATGATCCGCACGGTATCGGCTTTGCCGCGCGCACCACCGACAAGCCGAAAAAACTCAATGGTTTTGTTCTGGAGCGGCAGGTGGCGGGTGAGGCGGAAATTCTCTCCATCGCCGTTGCGCCTGAAAGCCGCCGCAAAGGCATCGGCCATGCGCTGATGGACGCTTTGCTCCGCCAGCTTTATCAGGAGCGGGTGCAAACCCTGTTTCTGGAAGTCGATGAACACAACCGCGCCGCCCGCGCCCTTTACAGGCACTTTGGTTTTGTTGAGACCGGCCGCCGCTCCGGCTATTATCAATCAGCAGGCAAACGCACGGATGCGCTGATCTTGCGGCGCGATTTCAAACACCCGGATGACCGCCTGTTCAATGAGCTATAG
- the pgi gene encoding Glucose-6-phosphate isomerase (bhsal14210), with amino-acid sequence MARDEAQFQAVIDALKARPIVDTRQAFVKNGKRFAQLSLKLDDLLLDFSKCAIDKRTVKLLEVLSVAAGVSEKRDAMFAGAAINTTEERAVLHTALRLPEKASLLLDGHDIVPDIQAVLQHMESFAEGVRTGSITGAEGKAFTDIVNIGIGGSDLGPAMVTAALKPYHDGPRCHFVSNIDSAHIADTLGALNPATTLLIIASKTFTTSETMTNAHVARQWIAAALGEQAVKQHFAAVSTALSKIADFGIDAARVFGFWNWVGGRYSVWSAIGLPVLLAVGRKHWRQFLAGAHRMDEHFRSAAISANLPVMLGLVSFWHRVVCGYPSRAIIPYEQRLARLPAYLQQLDMESSGKSVTVDGKPAAMPTGAVVWGEPGTNGQHAFFQLLHQGTDSIPVEFIASVNSHEPHLQHLHDMLLANCLAQAEALLQGRGFEAVCDMLAGQGMPRAAIRKLAPHRVFSGNRPSVLLLQDILSPFALGRLLALYEHRTFVEGVLMNINSFDQWGVELGKELAGALLPELESKGKSGRHDASTLGLIAHIQAQRKKQGWRHS; translated from the coding sequence ATGGCTCGTGACGAGGCGCAGTTTCAGGCAGTGATTGACGCTTTAAAAGCCCGCCCCATTGTGGATACAAGACAGGCCTTTGTGAAAAATGGCAAACGCTTTGCGCAACTTTCCCTGAAGCTGGATGACCTGCTGCTGGATTTTTCCAAATGCGCCATTGACAAACGCACGGTCAAGCTGCTTGAGGTGCTCTCTGTTGCCGCCGGTGTCAGCGAAAAACGTGACGCGATGTTTGCCGGCGCCGCCATCAACACCACAGAAGAGCGCGCCGTTCTGCATACCGCCCTGCGCCTGCCGGAAAAGGCCAGCCTGCTGCTCGACGGCCATGATATTGTGCCTGATATTCAGGCTGTCCTGCAACATATGGAAAGTTTTGCTGAAGGCGTGCGCACAGGCAGCATCACCGGAGCAGAGGGGAAAGCTTTTACGGATATTGTCAATATCGGCATTGGCGGCTCCGATCTTGGCCCGGCCATGGTCACGGCCGCGCTCAAACCATATCACGACGGCCCGCGCTGCCATTTTGTTTCCAACATTGACAGCGCCCATATTGCCGACACGCTGGGCGCACTCAATCCGGCAACAACATTGCTGATCATCGCTTCCAAAACCTTCACCACCAGTGAAACCATGACAAACGCCCATGTCGCCCGGCAGTGGATTGCGGCCGCCCTTGGTGAACAGGCCGTCAAACAGCATTTTGCCGCGGTATCGACAGCGCTCAGCAAGATAGCGGATTTCGGCATTGACGCCGCACGGGTGTTCGGCTTCTGGAACTGGGTTGGCGGGCGCTATTCCGTCTGGTCAGCAATCGGCCTGCCGGTTCTGCTTGCTGTCGGCAGGAAACACTGGCGGCAGTTTCTGGCCGGTGCGCACAGGATGGATGAACATTTCCGCAGCGCCGCCATCAGCGCCAACCTGCCGGTGATGCTCGGCCTTGTCAGCTTCTGGCACCGGGTGGTTTGCGGTTATCCCAGCCGCGCCATCATCCCTTATGAACAGCGCCTCGCCCGCCTGCCCGCTTATCTGCAGCAGCTGGACATGGAATCCAGCGGCAAATCAGTGACAGTGGACGGCAAGCCTGCGGCAATGCCGACAGGCGCCGTGGTGTGGGGTGAGCCCGGCACCAACGGCCAGCATGCTTTTTTCCAGCTGCTGCATCAGGGTACGGATAGTATTCCGGTAGAGTTCATTGCCTCGGTCAACAGCCATGAGCCGCATCTGCAACACCTGCATGATATGCTGCTTGCCAATTGCCTGGCGCAGGCGGAAGCGCTGTTACAGGGGCGCGGGTTTGAGGCTGTCTGTGATATGCTGGCCGGCCAGGGCATGCCGCGGGCGGCGATAAGGAAGCTCGCTCCCCACAGGGTATTTTCGGGCAACCGCCCCTCCGTCCTGCTGTTGCAGGATATATTAAGCCCGTTTGCCCTTGGCCGCCTGCTTGCGCTTTATGAACACCGCACCTTTGTTGAAGGCGTGTTGATGAACATCAATTCCTTTGACCAATGGGGGGTGGAACTTGGCAAGGAACTGGCCGGCGCATTGTTGCCTGAACTGGAAAGCAAGGGAAAATCCGGCAGGCATGATGCTTCAACCCTTGGCCTTATCGCCCATATTCAGGCGCAGCGCAAAAAACAGGGCTGGCGTCATTCATAA
- a CDS encoding Carbon monoxide dehydrogenase subunit G (bhsal14200), producing the protein MEIEGQEIIAAPREAVWHTLNDTTLLIDCIPGCEKLERISPSCIEAVLAVKLGVIRLRFRGRLVLSDMKPPCSYTISGEGEGAMSGLATGKTDVELIDKGGHTELRYVMRGHAEGKLASLGSKLLVGVARKITNRFFANVAEIAGGLA; encoded by the coding sequence ATGGAAATTGAAGGGCAGGAAATCATTGCCGCTCCGCGTGAAGCGGTCTGGCACACATTGAATGACACAACCCTGCTGATTGACTGTATCCCGGGCTGTGAAAAACTCGAGCGTATTTCCCCAAGCTGTATTGAAGCGGTGCTGGCGGTGAAACTGGGGGTGATCCGCCTGCGCTTTCGCGGGCGGTTGGTTTTATCCGACATGAAGCCGCCCTGTTCGTATACCATTTCCGGCGAGGGGGAAGGGGCGATGTCCGGCCTTGCCACCGGCAAAACCGATGTGGAACTGATTGACAAGGGCGGCCATACCGAATTGCGCTATGTCATGCGCGGCCATGCGGAAGGAAAACTGGCAAGTTTAGGCTCAAAACTGCTGGTCGGCGTGGCACGCAAAATCACTAACCGGTTTTTTGCCAATGTTGCTGAAATTGCAGGCGGACTTGCCTGA